A single region of the Acinetobacter sp. WCHA45 genome encodes:
- a CDS encoding ABC transporter ATP-binding protein, whose translation MLNSLEQLWQILSPLDKRKVIYVFILVMGMAFIESAGVISIMPFLAVLSNPNVVESNSYLKQLYDFTGAANKQNFILYLGFLSLFIVVCSTIFKIVTQYAVNRFASLQRHYFSTRLLKTYLQQNYEFFIQRNSATLVKNILSEVDQLIWTMILPALTLMSYGVVLLSMVGILLLYDPLMAIATAFVLGLFYASIYMLVRKKLTQIGQEFTQANKERYQTCQEALAGIKDVMINNAEHGYIKQFEESSRVFARHIATRETLGQVPLNVIETVGYGCLIVLAMLLVVSGNEVSHILPVLGLYGFAAYRMLPAAQNMYRAISQIKFSEQVLSLLKPEFALEKDELKHIEKDSTQYLKFENSIRLENISFAYPNRIESPILNNFSLEVKKNASLGIVGKSGSGKSTLMDIMLGLLSPQQGKVYIDDVELTADNITQWRGLVGYVPQNIYLADKSIAENIAFGVAKIDIDLRQVEFVAKQAQIDNFIQSQLPLGYHTLVGERGVMLSGGQRQRIGIARALYKNPQVLFMDEATSALDTETEQAVNEAIQNLNGKMTMVIIAHRESAVEKCDHILDLYR comes from the coding sequence GTGTTAAATAGTTTAGAACAACTCTGGCAAATTCTATCGCCCTTAGATAAACGTAAAGTCATTTATGTTTTCATTTTAGTCATGGGGATGGCTTTTATTGAGTCGGCTGGTGTTATTTCTATTATGCCTTTTTTGGCAGTACTATCGAACCCCAATGTTGTTGAGTCAAACTCCTATTTAAAGCAGCTCTATGATTTTACGGGAGCTGCAAATAAACAAAACTTTATACTATATTTAGGCTTTCTCTCACTATTTATTGTTGTATGCTCAACCATATTCAAAATTGTGACCCAATATGCGGTGAATCGTTTTGCGAGTTTACAGCGTCACTATTTCTCCACTCGCTTACTTAAAACTTATTTGCAACAAAACTATGAGTTTTTTATTCAGCGAAATAGTGCAACCTTGGTTAAGAACATTCTGTCCGAAGTCGATCAACTCATTTGGACTATGATCTTACCCGCTTTAACTCTCATGTCTTATGGTGTTGTATTATTATCTATGGTCGGCATTCTTCTGCTGTATGATCCGCTCATGGCTATTGCAACAGCTTTTGTGCTCGGTCTATTTTACGCCAGCATTTATATGCTAGTTCGAAAAAAGCTGACACAAATTGGGCAAGAATTTACCCAAGCCAACAAAGAGCGTTACCAAACCTGTCAAGAAGCCCTTGCTGGTATTAAAGACGTGATGATTAACAATGCAGAACATGGATATATTAAGCAATTTGAGGAATCCTCTCGTGTATTTGCACGGCATATCGCTACACGCGAAACACTAGGACAAGTACCACTCAATGTTATAGAAACAGTAGGTTATGGTTGCTTAATTGTTTTAGCCATGCTTTTAGTGGTTTCAGGAAACGAAGTGTCACATATTTTGCCTGTGCTTGGTCTATATGGTTTTGCTGCTTACCGTATGCTTCCTGCTGCACAAAATATGTATCGCGCTATTTCTCAAATTAAGTTTTCTGAGCAGGTCTTGTCACTGCTTAAACCTGAGTTCGCATTAGAAAAAGATGAGTTGAAGCATATAGAAAAAGATAGCACTCAATATTTGAAATTTGAAAATTCCATACGTTTAGAGAATATAAGTTTTGCTTATCCCAATCGAATAGAGTCTCCCATCCTAAACAACTTTAGTTTGGAAGTTAAAAAAAACGCTAGCTTGGGTATTGTTGGAAAAAGCGGCAGTGGCAAAAGTACGCTGATGGATATCATGCTGGGCCTACTCTCCCCACAACAAGGTAAAGTGTATATTGATGATGTCGAGTTGACAGCAGATAATATAACCCAATGGAGAGGTTTAGTTGGTTATGTACCACAGAATATTTATTTGGCAGATAAATCTATTGCAGAAAATATTGCTTTTGGCGTAGCGAAAATAGATATAGATTTAAGGCAAGTTGAGTTTGTAGCCAAGCAAGCACAAATTGATAATTTTATTCAAAGTCAATTGCCTTTGGGTTATCATACACTTGTTGGGGAGCGTGGTGTTATGCTTTCAGGTGGACAGCGGCAACGTATAGGTATTGCAAGAGCTTTGTATAAAAATCCACAAGTTTTATTTATGGATGAAGCGACCAGTGCACTAGATACTGAAACCGAGCAAGCAGTGAATGAAGCTATTCAAAACTTAAATGGAAAAATGACGATGGTGATTATCGCGCATCGGGAAAGTGCCGTTGAAAAATGTGACCATATACTTGATCTTTATCGCTAA
- the rfbB gene encoding dTDP-glucose 4,6-dehydratase, whose translation MRFLITGGAGFIGSALIRFILKQTDHSVLNVDKLTYAGNLESLKEIEQDSNYQFRRIDICNAVDISQAIKDFKPDVIMHLAAESHVDRSIDGPADFIQTNIVGTYTLLEATRMYWMKLKSEAQKKFRFHHISTDEVYGDLETTTHLFTEMTPYAPSSPYSASKASSDHLVRAWHRTYGLPVIITNCSNNYGPYHFPEKLIPLIILNALEAKPLPVYGNGQQVRDWLFVEDHARALYKVVTEGCVGEAYNIGGNNEKKNIEVIETICKILDRLKPQANGQSYKELITFVKDRPGHDLRYAIDATKIKKELGWSPIETFETGIQKTIEWYLNNLDWCHRVQDGSYQRERLGVNNNV comes from the coding sequence ATGAGATTCTTAATTACTGGGGGTGCGGGTTTTATTGGTTCAGCGTTAATTCGTTTTATCCTTAAACAAACAGATCATAGTGTATTAAATGTTGATAAATTAACTTATGCGGGTAATTTAGAGTCACTGAAAGAAATAGAACAAGATTCAAACTACCAGTTTAGAAGAATTGATATTTGTAATGCTGTAGATATTTCACAAGCAATCAAAGATTTTAAACCTGATGTAATTATGCATCTGGCAGCAGAATCCCATGTAGATCGTTCAATTGATGGTCCTGCCGACTTTATTCAGACTAATATAGTGGGTACTTATACATTATTAGAAGCTACACGAATGTACTGGATGAAGCTTAAAAGTGAGGCTCAGAAAAAATTTCGCTTTCATCATATTTCAACTGATGAAGTGTATGGAGACTTAGAGACTACAACTCATCTTTTTACAGAAATGACACCTTATGCGCCAAGTTCTCCATATTCTGCTTCTAAAGCAAGTTCAGACCACTTAGTACGTGCTTGGCATCGAACTTATGGACTACCTGTTATTATTACAAATTGTTCTAATAATTATGGTCCATATCACTTCCCTGAAAAATTAATTCCATTAATTATTTTGAATGCCTTAGAGGCAAAACCCTTACCTGTATATGGTAATGGCCAGCAAGTTCGAGATTGGCTATTTGTTGAGGATCATGCACGTGCTTTATACAAGGTCGTGACTGAAGGATGTGTAGGCGAAGCCTATAATATTGGTGGCAATAATGAAAAGAAAAATATTGAAGTCATAGAAACCATCTGCAAAATTTTAGATAGATTAAAACCACAAGCTAATGGACAGTCTTATAAAGAACTTATTACTTTTGTGAAAGATCGTCCTGGGCATGATTTACGTTATGCCATTGATGCAACGAAAATTAAGAAGGAATTGGGATGGTCACCAATTGAAACCTTTGAAACGGGCATTCAAAAAACCATAGAGTGGTATTTAAATAATTTAGATTGGTGTCATCGAGTACAAGATGGTAGCTACCAACGAGAAAGATTAGGAGTTAATAACAATGTCTAA
- the rfbA gene encoding glucose-1-phosphate thymidylyltransferase RfbA — translation MSNTTKGIVLAGGSGTRLYPITKGVSKQLLPIYDKPMVYYPISVLMLAGIREILIISTPEDIDGFKRLLGDGTQFGIQLSYAVQASPDGLAQAFIIGEEFIGKNNVCLVLGDNIFYGQGFTPMLQKAVSRKTGATVFGYQVKDPERFGVVEFNENKRVISLEEKPKQPKSNFAVTGLYFYDNDVVEIAKKVKPSERGEVEITTVNQMYLERGDLHVELLGRGFAWLDTGTHESLMEAGMFVETIEKRQGFKIACLEEISFNNGWLNKEQVLAIGRSMHKNYYGRYLISLVDEK, via the coding sequence ATGTCTAATACAACAAAAGGTATTGTTTTAGCTGGTGGGTCGGGGACTCGTTTATATCCTATCACTAAAGGTGTGTCTAAACAGCTATTACCTATCTATGATAAACCTATGGTTTATTACCCAATTTCAGTATTAATGCTCGCAGGAATACGTGAAATATTAATTATTAGTACGCCTGAAGATATTGATGGATTTAAGCGATTATTAGGTGATGGTACGCAGTTTGGTATCCAATTAAGCTATGCAGTTCAAGCTAGCCCTGATGGTTTAGCTCAAGCTTTTATCATTGGTGAAGAGTTTATTGGTAAAAACAATGTGTGTTTGGTGCTTGGAGACAATATTTTTTATGGTCAAGGCTTTACTCCAATGTTACAAAAAGCGGTGAGTCGTAAAACTGGAGCAACCGTTTTTGGTTATCAAGTCAAAGATCCAGAACGCTTTGGTGTGGTGGAATTTAATGAAAATAAACGTGTGATTTCTTTAGAAGAGAAACCAAAGCAGCCTAAATCCAATTTTGCGGTAACTGGTCTATATTTTTATGATAATGATGTAGTCGAGATTGCTAAAAAAGTAAAGCCGTCAGAGCGTGGTGAAGTGGAAATTACGACAGTCAATCAGATGTATCTTGAACGTGGTGATTTACATGTAGAACTTTTAGGTCGTGGCTTTGCATGGTTAGATACAGGAACGCATGAAAGCTTAATGGAAGCAGGAATGTTTGTAGAAACCATTGAAAAGCGTCAAGGCTTTAAAATTGCATGTTTGGAAGAAATTTCCTTTAATAATGGTTGGTTAAATAAAGAGCAAGTTTTAGCCATCGGTCGAAGCATGCATAAGAATTATTATGGTCGATATTTGATTTCTTTGGTAGATGAAAAATGA
- a CDS encoding sugar 3,4-ketoisomerase, with product MSLIKLINLPNLSDDRGGLIAIESDQSIPFEIKRVYYIFNTANKPRGFHAHKDLKQLVICIHGQCRFVLDNGIKKDEIILNSPIQGLVIESMTWREIHEFSEDCILLVLASEYYDESDYIRDYDEFLEFVK from the coding sequence ATGAGTTTAATCAAACTGATTAATTTACCTAATTTAAGTGATGATCGTGGTGGATTGATAGCAATTGAATCTGACCAATCCATACCCTTTGAAATAAAACGGGTATATTATATTTTTAATACTGCAAATAAACCACGTGGTTTTCATGCGCATAAAGATCTAAAACAGCTTGTTATTTGTATTCATGGACAATGCCGCTTTGTTTTAGATAATGGGATTAAGAAGGATGAGATAATCCTAAACTCACCTATCCAGGGACTTGTTATTGAAAGTATGACTTGGCGTGAAATACATGAATTTTCTGAAGATTGTATATTATTGGTCTTGGCAAGTGAATACTATGATGAAAGTGATTATATTCGAGATTATGATGAATTTTTAGAGTTTGTGAAATGA
- a CDS encoding GNAT family N-acetyltransferase, with translation MNLSLKTIRLRFVEELDAEFILKLRLDSRYNKFLSNVSDDIQVQRDWIKKYKVDEGNKEQFYFIIERLDGVPCGTVRIYDLKEDSFCWGSWILNEDKTPYSAWECSYLIYKFGFEVLKCNKSHFNVMKGNEGVINFHKKMGAIEMYEDEKNLFFMITQQDVTQYFNKVIKIII, from the coding sequence ATGAATTTAAGTTTAAAGACAATACGCCTACGCTTTGTTGAAGAGTTAGATGCTGAATTTATTTTAAAACTTCGATTGGATAGCCGCTATAACAAATTTTTATCTAACGTTAGCGATGATATTCAAGTGCAAAGAGATTGGATTAAAAAATATAAAGTTGATGAGGGAAATAAAGAGCAATTTTATTTTATTATTGAGCGTTTGGATGGTGTGCCATGTGGTACTGTTCGAATATATGACTTGAAAGAAGATTCCTTTTGTTGGGGTAGTTGGATATTGAACGAAGATAAAACACCATACTCAGCTTGGGAATGTTCATATTTGATTTATAAGTTTGGATTTGAAGTATTAAAGTGCAATAAATCACATTTTAATGTTATGAAAGGAAATGAAGGTGTTATTAACTTCCATAAAAAAATGGGAGCAATAGAGATGTATGAAGATGAAAAAAATTTATTTTTTATGATAACACAGCAAGATGTGACCCAATATTTTAATAAAGTTATTAAAATAATCATATAA
- a CDS encoding acyl carrier protein produces the protein MDSKLQKIFAETIGISIDKIADDLKYSSIPEWDSITHMTLIAVIEQEFDIMIDAEDVIDMNSFAKAKEIVAKYMD, from the coding sequence ATGGACAGTAAGCTGCAAAAAATATTTGCTGAAACCATCGGTATTTCTATTGATAAGATTGCCGATGATTTAAAATATTCATCTATTCCTGAATGGGACTCTATCACACATATGACACTGATTGCTGTCATAGAACAAGAATTTGATATCATGATTGATGCTGAAGATGTAATTGACATGAATAGCTTTGCTAAAGCAAAAGAAATTGTTGCTAAATATATGGATTAA
- a CDS encoding SDR family NAD(P)-dependent oxidoreductase: protein MNDKVVFITGASRGIGAACANLLAAEGYKLVLHARNEESLNTLLKSLPSSCADSLLLFYDLADPHAISRAFQAIFKRYKKLDALVNNAGIMQPAKLGMIAYDQLSHTLDINLTAAILHMQGATKLMMRNKSGSIINMSSIIGLQGYEGQIPYSAAKAGLIGATLSAAKELAPNQIRVNAVAPGYIDTDLNSQHGENIHQENLQRVRMGRMGKADEVAHLVSFLASDQASYITGQVIGIDGGMSL, encoded by the coding sequence ATGAATGATAAAGTTGTATTTATAACAGGTGCTTCTCGTGGTATCGGTGCTGCTTGTGCAAATTTACTTGCAGCAGAAGGATATAAGCTCGTGCTTCATGCTAGAAATGAGGAATCCTTAAATACTTTACTCAAATCATTACCTTCATCCTGTGCAGATAGTTTATTACTATTTTATGATTTAGCTGATCCACATGCCATAAGTAGAGCCTTTCAAGCTATATTTAAACGATATAAAAAGTTAGATGCTCTAGTCAATAATGCTGGCATTATGCAACCCGCAAAACTAGGAATGATTGCGTATGATCAGCTTTCCCATACACTTGATATTAATCTCACGGCTGCGATCCTACATATGCAAGGCGCGACCAAATTAATGATGCGAAATAAAAGTGGCTCTATCATTAATATGTCTTCTATTATCGGTTTACAGGGGTATGAAGGGCAAATACCGTATTCGGCAGCAAAAGCAGGTTTAATTGGTGCTACGCTATCAGCAGCTAAGGAATTAGCACCAAATCAAATCCGCGTGAATGCTGTCGCACCTGGTTATATAGATACAGATTTAAATAGCCAACATGGTGAAAATATTCATCAAGAAAATTTACAACGTGTACGCATGGGGCGTATGGGGAAAGCTGATGAGGTGGCTCATCTTGTGAGCTTCTTAGCTTCCGATCAAGCGAGTTATATTACAGGACAAGTTATTGGTATTGATGGTGGAATGAGTCTATGA
- a CDS encoding AMP-binding protein has translation MNFWELENQPPENVAIIAQNGNEHTYSSLLNLVHEQEVQLYKFPKRTLGFILCDNRLVDIVLYLACIRTHQVLLLLDSQISGEQLKNLQDIYQPHWIANNGVITLQKNVKDAQLHTDLSLLLSTSGSTGSPKLVRLTRSSLQANADSIVMYLNINENERAITSLPMSYAYGLSIINSHLLKGATLVLNTDSVLSREFIERMHKQRVTSFAGVPYMYQMLYRTAFFKQDLPSLKTLTQAGGYLEDKLQRFVANYAQEKGLHFFVMYGQTEACARISYVPTNTIINKIGSIGVPVPNGKLELNPTSGELIYYGSNVMLGYAETREDLALGDQYKGCLATGDIARQDEEGFYYITGRIKRFIKVGGHRIGLDEVEQALQSHLEVSIAASGKDDYLIIWLESSDESLVEYAHDYIRQQYAIHPTMTKLVLVEHLPLLTSGKKDYLALMGKSL, from the coding sequence ATGAACTTTTGGGAATTGGAAAATCAGCCCCCAGAAAATGTTGCGATTATCGCTCAAAATGGTAACGAGCACACTTATAGTTCACTACTTAATTTAGTTCATGAACAAGAAGTTCAATTATATAAGTTTCCCAAAAGAACATTGGGGTTTATTCTGTGCGATAATCGTTTGGTTGATATCGTGCTTTATCTTGCTTGCATACGAACACACCAAGTTCTACTGTTATTAGACTCACAAATATCTGGTGAGCAATTAAAAAACCTTCAAGATATTTATCAACCCCACTGGATTGCAAATAATGGCGTGATAACATTACAAAAAAATGTAAAAGATGCTCAATTGCATACAGACCTGAGTTTATTACTTAGTACATCAGGTAGTACGGGTAGTCCTAAATTAGTTCGTTTAACAAGATCCTCATTACAAGCTAATGCTGATTCGATCGTAATGTATTTAAATATTAATGAGAACGAACGAGCTATCACTTCTCTACCTATGAGCTATGCCTATGGTTTATCGATTATCAATAGCCACTTACTAAAAGGTGCAACTTTAGTTCTAAACACAGATAGTGTACTTAGCCGAGAATTTATTGAGCGTATGCATAAACAAAGGGTTACTTCTTTTGCGGGTGTACCTTATATGTATCAAATGTTATATCGCACAGCTTTTTTTAAGCAAGACTTACCTAGTTTAAAAACACTCACCCAAGCAGGTGGTTATTTGGAAGATAAGTTACAACGTTTTGTGGCGAATTATGCACAAGAAAAAGGTTTGCATTTCTTTGTTATGTATGGACAAACAGAAGCCTGTGCTCGGATTAGCTATGTTCCGACAAACACAATTATCAATAAGATTGGTTCTATTGGTGTCCCTGTTCCAAACGGAAAATTAGAACTTAATCCGACTAGTGGTGAGCTTATTTATTATGGTTCTAATGTGATGCTTGGTTATGCTGAAACACGAGAAGACTTAGCATTAGGCGATCAATACAAAGGATGTTTGGCTACTGGAGATATAGCACGTCAAGATGAAGAAGGTTTTTATTATATTACAGGAAGAATAAAAAGGTTTATCAAAGTTGGTGGTCACCGTATTGGTTTAGATGAAGTGGAACAGGCATTGCAGTCACACCTTGAAGTTTCTATCGCAGCAAGTGGAAAAGATGATTACTTAATAATATGGTTGGAAAGTTCTGATGAAAGTTTAGTTGAATACGCTCATGACTATATACGTCAGCAATATGCTATTCACCCAACAATGACGAAATTGGTGTTGGTTGAACACTTACCATTACTTACATCGGGCAAAAAGGATTATCTCGCCTTAATGGGTAAAAGCTTATGA
- a CDS encoding acyl-protein synthetase produces the protein MIHSFNLLDIHQPYGFSAKQKDVTLLAVLNELTTLHIKNCPSYANIVERLFPNTIQAESLEDVPFLPVSLFKSMNLKSVPESEIIKILTSSGTTGQAVSHIYLDRETSIRQTQVLSAIIASFLGNKRLPMVVVDSADLLKDRTKFNARTAGILGFSIYGRDHCYCLNDKLELDASILKSWLDKYTNTPVLIFGFTFIVWQGLYQSAIKQGIKLRFPKGSLLIHGGGWKRLIEQSVSNNVFKASLNKLFGIEHVHNYYGMVEQAGTIYMECEHGFLHTSSNSNIIIRNPYTLKPVKIGEEGIIQVQSSIPLSYSGHSLLTEDIGTIHGKDNCKCGRLGEFFTVNGRLPKAEIRGCSDTRAF, from the coding sequence ATGATCCACTCTTTCAATTTGCTTGATATTCATCAACCCTACGGTTTTAGTGCTAAACAAAAAGATGTAACATTATTAGCTGTATTAAATGAGCTAACAACCCTGCATATAAAAAATTGCCCGTCTTATGCTAACATTGTCGAACGTCTTTTTCCCAATACAATACAAGCCGAATCTTTAGAAGATGTACCTTTCTTACCTGTAAGCCTATTTAAATCAATGAATTTAAAAAGCGTACCAGAATCAGAAATAATTAAAATACTGACTTCTAGTGGTACGACTGGGCAGGCTGTATCACATATTTATTTAGATCGTGAAACATCAATCCGCCAGACACAGGTACTCAGTGCCATCATAGCTTCATTTTTAGGCAATAAACGTTTACCCATGGTCGTAGTGGACTCTGCTGATTTACTCAAAGATCGTACTAAATTTAATGCTCGTACTGCGGGTATTTTAGGGTTCTCAATTTATGGGCGTGATCACTGTTATTGCTTAAATGATAAACTAGAACTTGATGCATCTATCCTAAAATCTTGGCTCGATAAATACACCAATACACCAGTATTAATTTTTGGTTTTACTTTCATAGTATGGCAAGGGTTATATCAAAGTGCCATAAAGCAAGGTATAAAACTAAGATTCCCAAAGGGTAGTTTGTTAATTCATGGTGGTGGTTGGAAACGATTGATAGAGCAGAGTGTTAGTAACAATGTATTTAAAGCTAGTTTAAACAAACTATTTGGAATTGAGCATGTACATAACTATTATGGCATGGTGGAACAAGCTGGGACTATTTATATGGAGTGTGAACATGGTTTTTTACACACCTCTAGTAATTCAAATATAATTATTCGCAATCCATACACTTTAAAACCTGTTAAAATAGGGGAAGAGGGTATCATTCAAGTGCAAAGTTCTATTCCATTGAGTTATTCTGGTCATTCACTACTTACTGAAGATATAGGAACGATACACGGTAAAGATAATTGTAAATGTGGTCGATTAGGGGAATTTTTTACCGTAAATGGACGGTTACCAAAAGCCGAAATTCGCGGTTGTAGTGATACACGGGCATTTTAA
- a CDS encoding acyl-CoA reductase, whose protein sequence is MNEIQYILGVGNSNSPLKIVLQNLSSCLVWQPFDERSVEFVKCFAQKLLTTKGIRQYPELVALGHWFRGANLKQLIKNYPAETENSLVLGRGLAFHIAPSNVDSVFMYSWLLSLLAGNTNIVRVSQKMSDAQTFLINILAETLNECVGKPIQERIVLLTYPHNTSITQEISEACLIRIVWGGNSTVQAIRSIPLRPTATEICFPDRFSICAIRADSMLKLNIEEQNRLAANFYKDAFWFAQQACSSPRLITWVGDEKTIQQAQEQFWNALNIEIATHPIENSEAMNMARINASFEYAGVALAKPTGNKGLEIEYPLKLQLECPLQETIKNIHCGNGLFLENRVHQLTDLAIQLSDKEQTLTTFGFTKDELKEFILNLPPRAVDRIVKIGDALSFAPIWDGQDLIVAFSRKILLS, encoded by the coding sequence ATGAACGAAATTCAATATATTCTAGGGGTAGGTAATTCAAATTCCCCATTAAAAATTGTTTTACAAAATCTAAGTTCTTGCCTTGTTTGGCAACCTTTTGATGAGCGTAGTGTTGAATTTGTTAAATGTTTTGCCCAAAAACTTTTGACCACTAAAGGTATTCGTCAATATCCTGAATTAGTCGCATTAGGTCATTGGTTTCGTGGAGCAAACTTAAAACAACTGATAAAAAACTACCCTGCAGAAACAGAAAACAGCCTTGTACTAGGGCGTGGGTTAGCTTTTCATATTGCACCAAGTAATGTTGATTCTGTATTCATGTATTCATGGTTGCTTTCTTTATTAGCAGGTAATACAAATATTGTGCGAGTATCACAAAAGATGAGTGATGCACAAACGTTTTTAATTAATATATTAGCTGAAACATTGAATGAATGCGTTGGTAAACCTATTCAAGAAAGAATCGTATTACTTACTTATCCGCATAACACTAGCATTACTCAGGAAATATCAGAAGCCTGTTTAATTCGTATAGTTTGGGGTGGAAATAGTACTGTACAAGCTATACGCTCAATCCCGTTACGTCCTACTGCCACAGAAATTTGCTTTCCAGACAGATTTTCAATTTGTGCTATTCGTGCTGATTCAATGCTTAAACTCAATATCGAAGAACAAAACAGGCTTGCGGCAAATTTCTATAAAGATGCATTTTGGTTTGCTCAACAGGCGTGTTCCTCACCACGCTTAATTACATGGGTAGGAGATGAGAAAACAATTCAGCAAGCACAGGAGCAATTTTGGAATGCATTAAATATTGAAATAGCAACGCATCCTATAGAAAACTCAGAAGCAATGAACATGGCACGTATCAATGCAAGTTTTGAGTATGCTGGAGTCGCTTTAGCCAAACCCACTGGAAATAAAGGCTTAGAAATCGAATATCCACTCAAACTACAACTAGAATGTCCATTACAAGAAACCATAAAAAATATACATTGCGGTAATGGGCTATTTTTAGAAAACCGTGTTCATCAGCTTACAGATTTAGCCATACAGCTTAGTGATAAAGAACAAACGCTTACTACTTTTGGTTTTACAAAAGATGAGTTAAAAGAATTCATATTAAATCTTCCTCCAAGGGCAGTAGATCGGATTGTAAAAATTGGCGATGCTTTGTCTTTTGCGCCAATATGGGATGGACAGGATTTAATCGTAGCCTTTAGTCGTAAAATCCTATTGTCGTAA
- a CDS encoding DegT/DnrJ/EryC1/StrS family aminotransferase: MIPFLDLRSINTRYRTELIEACTRVVDSGLYIDGQELKLFEQNFANYCGVKFAIGVANGLDALILTLRAWKELGKLQDGDEVIVPSNTYIASILAISANQLKPVLVEPDIDTFNLDPNKIEAAITDKTKVILPVHLYGQLAAMPQIMAIAQKHDLLVLEDSAQSHGAELHGKKAGNWGDASGFSFYPGKNLGALGDAGAITTNDEALAQMLRALRNYGSHEKYQNLIQGVNSRLDEIQAAMLDIKLQFLDQETQCRRNVAQMYLQGIKNPLIQLPKIEKDASDYKQHVWHLFVIRTKHREALQQYFAEHDIQTLIHYPIPPHKQQAYREWSDMSFPISEQIHSEVLSLPISPLVELADIMKIIEIINVGKWYRDE; encoded by the coding sequence ATGATCCCTTTCCTAGACCTAAGATCCATTAACACACGATACCGAACAGAGCTGATTGAAGCTTGTACTCGTGTCGTAGATTCGGGTTTGTATATTGATGGACAAGAATTAAAACTGTTCGAGCAAAATTTTGCAAACTATTGTGGGGTTAAATTTGCAATTGGCGTAGCGAATGGCTTAGATGCACTTATTTTAACTTTAAGGGCTTGGAAAGAACTTGGTAAATTACAAGATGGTGATGAAGTGATCGTGCCATCTAATACCTACATAGCAAGTATTTTAGCGATCAGCGCCAATCAACTTAAACCTGTATTGGTAGAACCTGATATAGATACGTTTAATCTTGATCCAAACAAAATTGAAGCGGCTATTACAGACAAAACTAAAGTTATTTTACCAGTTCATTTATATGGTCAACTAGCAGCAATGCCTCAAATCATGGCAATTGCCCAAAAACATGACTTATTAGTTTTAGAAGATTCTGCACAAAGTCATGGTGCAGAACTGCACGGTAAAAAAGCTGGAAATTGGGGGGATGCGTCAGGATTCAGTTTTTATCCTGGGAAAAACCTAGGGGCTTTGGGAGATGCAGGGGCAATTACGACCAACGACGAAGCGCTTGCTCAAATGCTTCGTGCGCTGCGCAATTATGGTTCACATGAGAAATATCAAAATCTTATACAGGGCGTAAATAGTCGTTTAGATGAAATTCAAGCGGCTATGCTTGATATTAAACTCCAATTTTTAGATCAAGAAACACAGTGCCGTCGTAATGTTGCCCAAATGTATTTGCAGGGAATAAAGAATCCTTTAATCCAACTTCCAAAAATAGAAAAAGACGCTAGTGATTATAAGCAGCATGTTTGGCATTTATTTGTCATTCGCACTAAACATCGTGAGGCATTACAACAATACTTTGCCGAACATGACATACAAACTTTGATTCATTATCCTATTCCACCTCATAAACAACAAGCTTATCGGGAGTGGAGCGACATGAGTTTTCCTATTTCAGAGCAGATACATAGTGAGGTTTTGAGTTTACCAATAAGTCCATTAGTTGAACTTGCGGATATAATGAAAATTATAGAAATAATTAATGTAGGTAAATGGTATAGAGATGAATAG